AGATCACCATTGTCGGCGACGACCTCGTCGAACCCATCAGGACCGGTCAGCCTCCAGACCGAACCCGCGAGCAGGTCGGACGACACACCATCGACCTTCGACCACACCACCGAACCGACGCCTTGACAGGAGGTGGTGCGACTACCGCTCCAGGGGAAGGCATGGTGCTCGATCGCTAGTCCAAGCTGTGTGTCGATTGCGATGAGCGAAACATCTCCACCGGTCAGCAGCCTGCCGTTGGTGCTGACGTTGAGTGTAACGTCCGCGTTCGGGCTGATAATCGACCCGAGGCTCTGTGCTGCGGCTTCGTCCTGGAAAGGTCCGATGCCCGGCACCGTGTCACCGTTGACGTCGACACGGCTGGTCTCGGTTCCGGTCCCACCCGCGATCGTCAGGGAGTTCGCTTCGCCGTAGTTGAACAGAACAGCGGCTGACGCGGTGGCGAACTCGGTAGGTGTCGCGAACGGGTCATGGACGTCTACCCCGTTGAAGAGGGTGCGCCACCCCTGCCGAAAGGAAATGTCCGTTCCTGTCACATTGACCGCCACGGATGCACCGGCAGGGATTCCTTCGAAAGCAAACGAGACACCGCTCTTGCTCTGCGCGTACTGAGTCAGTGCTTCGCCGTCGAGATTGAACACCTGAAGTGACGATGTTCCATCTCCAGTGAATGTCACCATGGCTTCGTTTTCGACATGAACGGTGCTCACGACCTCGCCTGGGTACCAGGTCGACGTGATGTCGCCGTCAGGTGCATCCCCGATGACGGTGGATCCCGTCGCCGGAACGCTCATCAGTTCTGTTGAGAGAGCATCGACCCGTTCATTGAACTGCGTGTAGTCGACAGGAGCGCCACCATTGCCGGGGTACACGGCCTGAAGAGCCGCGTCTCCGAGCCCGTACTGTATCGGGGCCGCGGCGTTCAGCCCGCGACGGAATTCAGGACCTTCGGCGACTCCGCCGACGCGACCGTTTGCCGGGACGTCCATGAAGTCGCTCCCCGAGAAAACGAACGGCGGGGTCTGGCCCGGGTCGGTGCGCGTATTTCCACCAACGGCGAGAGCGTCCGCGTCCGGATACGGCCATTGACCCGACCCCATTCCGACCTGCCCGAAAGAGAACCCCCCGGCAATGCCGGTCGCATCGACATCCCCGACAACTACCGTGAGGCCCTCCGTCTCAGAGGTCCGGCCCGATATCGTCAGATTTCCGCCAGAGTACAATGAAACGTTCGCATCCCGCCCCGTCAGCGTCTCAATGCCGCCCCAGACGGGGTTTGCCGGGCACTGCGTGGACTCAGCTGCGCTCACGGGCGCGGCGCCGAGCAGCTGGATAGGACTGACAAGTGGCACCGCAACGGCCGCGATAGACGCGGCCAGTATCCCCCCGAGATTTCGCCTGACACGCAGTCGGCGACTTTGCAACTGTGGCATGGTTCTTTCCTTTTCTGGCGTATCGAGGAGCCGCGGCGACTTTCATGCCCGACGCGGCCTTCATGCTGAAAATAGCCGAACCGAACGGTGGATCTGCGTTTCTCACCCGCCCCTCACCCTTCGGCGCACCTCGAACCAGTTCGGCGTCGCCGCGAGCCGCTCGTGGCACGGTGGGTGCTCCGTCTCTGCGTCCCGTCGGAGACAAGGAAACGTACGCCAGAAGTGCCGCGCAACTCCGATATCGTCAGGCCGTCACATTGCATGAGTCACCGTCGACCGTGACGAGCGTTGGCGCCGATTCTTGGGGACGCTGGCGCACGAGCTCGAAGGGAATACCGTGCTATCTCGGTGGCAGGTCACGAAGATCAACGTCGCGAAATTGTTCGTGCTTGCCGCGCTCGTCCCGCCGGCGACTGTCGGCATTGCGCAACGCGCGGGTCTCATCGCACCAGGTTCGGAAGTCGCCGTTGTCGGGACCGTCGGAGCGCTCGGATCCATCGGCGCCGTCGCCGGTGCTATCGCTTTCGGATTCGCGGCAGATCGCTGCCGCGCGACCCCGCAACGACGGTGGGGAATCACCGCATTCGCGACGGTCGTGGCGCTGGTGGGCTTCTGCACACTGGTCACAGCTGAAGGCGTCTGGATCCTGGGCCTCGGCTGGCTTCTGGCCGAGGGTGGCGCGTCCGGTGCAATGGCCATTCTGCGCGCGCTCCTGACACACGTCGACGCGCGGACGCGACGATTCCGCCCACCGGCGATACGGAGTGGCATCGTCGCCAGACTCGAGGGCCGCGAACCGGACGTCGTGGCCGGCCTGACCAGCACCCATCCGCCAGCAGTGAACCTTGACGCCCTCGACATGCCGGCCGGGCTGATCAATGCCTGGCACGTCGCGCCGTCGTTGGCATACACGAAAAGCCCTGGGCCGCGACTCGCTTCTCAACGATGTCGCGACTCAGGACAGTGGTGCGCAAGGGGGGAGTTGAACCCCCACGCCCTTTCGGGCACACGGACCTGAACCGTGCGCGTCTGCCTATTCCGCCACTTGCGCGCTAACCCCGAGAGGCTAGCACGAACCCGCCCGCCGCGCGACGCAGCCGATGCGCCGACTCCCGCCCGCGGGCTCCCCCGCACGCTCCGAAACTGCGATTTCGGCGCGTTGCGGATACGATGCCCTCAGCCTCCGCGGGCTGTTCGGCGCCCTGTCGCGCACCCGCACCGGGCACGAGGGGACAGCCGAGTCGACAGGAGTTCGACGAGGACGTCCACGCCATCGCCCGGCAACACGTGCAAGACCAGGAGATACGTGGGAATTCTCGATCGGCTCGAGCGAGGTCTCGAGCGCCTCTTCAACGGGGCGTTCGCAAAGACCTTCCGTTCCGGGCTGCAGCCGGTCGAGATCACGGCGGCGCTCAAGCGGGAGCTCGACACGCGCGCGCAGGTCGTGACGCGTGACCGCATCCTCGCGCCGAACCGCTTTCACGTGCTGCTGAATCCCGCGGACTACGAACGCATGTCGAGCCACGGGTCCGCCCTGACCGACGAGCTCTACCGCGTCGTCGAACGCCATGCCCAGCAGCAGGGGTACCAGTTCACCGGCGGCCTCAGCATCAAGCTCCTGGAAGACGACTCGATCTCGGTCGGCCGCTGCGAGATCGAGTCTCGCAGCGTGCAGGGCCAGGTGGTGTGGACGCCCGTGCTCGACGTCGACGGCGAGCGCTTCCACCTGCGCGTCGGGTCGACCACGATCGGCCGTGGCGCCGAGGCCGACATCACCCTCGCCGGTTCGGGCGCGTCTCGGCGGCACGCCGAAGTGGTGTGGGACGGGCAGCGGGCGGGTATCCGCGACCTCGGCTCGACCAACGGCACGCTGCTGGCGGGGCGTCGCGTCTCGCGCGCGACGCTTGAACCGGATGCGGTGATCGAGATCGCGGGGCAGCGCCTCATATTCCGTGTGGTGCCGCAGGCGCCGCCGAGCGACGAGACCGGGTTCATCCCCAGCCAGCGAGGACGACAGTGACGAGTGAACTGACCCTGTTGGTCCTGCGGCTCGCGTTCCTCGCCGTGCTGTGGATCTTCGTGTTCTCGATCATCTACGCGCTTCGCAGCGACCTCTTCGGTACCCGCGCAAGCGAGTACCAGCGCCGGGTCGAGGCCCAATCGCGCCAGCAGACCTTCGCGGGAGCCGAGAACAGGCCGCTGCCCGCCGCTGCGGGCGGTGCACCCGCAGCGGCGCCGGCCCCGGCCGGTGCACCGCGACCTCAGGGGAATGCGACTGCTGCTCCTCCGCGCAAGGCCCGCATCCACCTCACCTCCGGCCCCAAGCGAGGCACCGAAGTGCTGCTCGGCGACGAGCCCCTCACGATCGGTCGTGCGCCGGATAGCGGGCTCGTCATCCAGGACGACTACACGTCGACTCGGCACGCCCGCATCGAGCGCCAGGGAACCGCCTGGCGCATCGTCGACCTCGACTCCACGAATGGCACCTACCTCGCCGGCAGTCGCGTGACCGGCTCGGCGGAGCTCCCCGCCGGCACGCCGGTTCGCATCGGCACGACCACCTTCGAGCTGCGCTGACATGCCGGTCATTTCCCGCGGTGACGCCGTGTCACACGTCGGTCGGGTCAGGTCGAACAACCAGGACTCGGCCTACGTCGGCAACCATGTCTTCATGGTCGCCGATGGCATGGGCGGCCACGCGGGCGGCGACGTCGCGAGCGCGATCGCGGTCAAGCACGTCGCCGAGCACGAGCGCGACTTCCCGACCATCGACGATGCCGAGGTCGGCCTCTCCAACCTCTTCGCCGAGGGCAACCGTCTCATCGCCGACGCCGTGGACGAGCACACCGAGCTGCGGGGCATGGGAACGACCGCGTGCGCGATCACGCTCGTCGGCGACTCGATCGTCATGGGCCACATCGGCGACTCCCGCATCTATCGGCTGCACGACGGCGAGTTCACCCAGGAGAGCGTCGACCACACCTTCGTGCAGCGCCTCGTCGACGCCGGTCGAATCACGCCGGAGGAGGCGCTCGTCCATCCGCGCCGCTCCGTGCTCATGCGCGTGCTCGGCGACGTCGAGACCGACCTCGAGGTCGACACCATGGTCGCCCCGGCCGTGCCGGGCGACCGGTGGCTGCTGTGCTCCGACGGACTCTCGAGCTATGTCGACGACGAGCACATCGTCGAGGTGCTCTCGCGGGCGGGCCAGTCGAGCCGCGAGACCTGTGACGATCTCGTCCAGCTCGCGCTCGACAACGGCGCGCCGGATAACGTCACGGTCGTCGTGGTTGAGGTCGGTGAGACCCCGGTCGAGGACCTGCAACCGAAGATGGTCGGATCGGCCGCCAACCCGCTGCGTTACACCTCACGGCGGCAGAAGCGGCATTCGCAGTTGCTGCCGTCGATCCTGCATCCCCTGCGCCGGCAGCCGAAGCCGGAAGACGAGGAGTTCATCCCGCCGTCGGACGAGTTCCTCGAGCAGCTCATCAAGGAAGACCGTCAGCGCAAGCGGCGCAGGCAACTCACGTGGCTGGCCGCCGTCATCCTGCTCGTCGGCGCGATCGCGGGCGCGAGTTGGCTCGCCTACGAATGGACGCAGACGCAATACTTCGTCGCCGAGCACGAGGGCAACGTCGCGATCTACCAGGGCGTGCAACAGAACCTCGGTCCGTTCGAACTCCACCACGTCGTGGAGGTGACCGACATCCCGGTCGGTACGCTCCCCACGTACCAGCAGATCCAAGTGCTGCAGACGATCAGTGCTCCAGGTTATGACGAAGCGCTCGCGATCGTCGAGAGGTTGCAAAATGTCGCAAGCGGGTAGTGCGCCGGCGCAGGGCACGGACGTGCGCTCGACCGGCAGCGAGCGCGTGCTGCGGCGCCCCGGTTCCCAGGGCCTGCGCAACATGGAGCTGGGCCTGCTCGTCTTCGCCGCGTTCATCAACTTCGCGGCGATCCTGCTGGTGCAGCTCGGCGTGCGCGGCACCTTCGATTTCAACGTGCTCACGCTCTCGGGCATCATCACGGCGCTGACGATCGGCGTGCACCTCGTGCTGCGCTTCCGCGCCCCCCAGGCCGACCCGTTCATCCTGCCGATCTCGGCCGTGCTCAACGGGCTCGGCATCGCCATGATCTATCGGCTCGACCTCGACGAGGATCTCGGGGGCGCGTTCCTGACGCCCTCGACCAACCAGATGATCCTCACGGCCGTCGCGGTCGGCTTCGCGATCATCGTGTTGCTCTTCCTCAAGAATCACCGCATCCTGCAGCGCTACACGTATATCTTCATGGCGCTCGCGATCGTCCTGCTGCTGCTACCGCTCGTACCCGGGCTCGGGGCGCAAGACGTGAACGCGAACGTCTGGATCACCATCGCGGGCTTCAGCTTCCAGCCGGGCGAAGTCGCCAAGGTTGCGCTGGCGATCTTCTTCGCGGGATATCTCGTGACGGCGCGCGAGACCCTGTCGGTCGTCGGCCACAAGTTCCTGTGGATGCGTTTCCCCCGCATCCGCGATTTCGGTCCGATCCTCGTGGTGTGGCTGTTGTGCCTCGGCGTGCTCGCGTTCCAGCGTGACCTCGGCACCGCGCTGCTGTACTTCGGGCTGTTCCTCGTGATGATGTTCGTCGCCACGGGTCGCTTCAGCTGGATCCTCATCGGCGTCGTGCTTATCGCGGTCGGCGGCTGGTTCGCCTACTCGACAATGGGGTACGTGGAGTTCCGCGTGCACGCGTGGCTCGATCCCTTCGACCAGGCCATGATCGACGCCGACGGCGGCAGCTTCCAGCTCGTGCAGGGGCTGTACGGGCTCGCGAACGGCGGGCTGCTCGGTCAGGGCCTCGGGCAGGGCCGCCCCGGTGACACCCCGCTCGCGTCGAGCGACTTCATCGTCGCGGCGCTCGGCGAAGAGCTCGGGCTCGCGGGTCTGTTCGTCATCTTCAGCCTGTTCGCGATCCTCGTGGCCCGCGGCTTCCGCATCGGCCACCAGGGCCTCGACGACTTCGGGCGCCTGCTTGCGTCGGGCCTGAGCTTCCTCATCGCCCTGCAGGTCTTCATCGTGGTCGGCGGGGTCACGCGCGTGATTCCGCTCACCGGTCTCACGATGCCGTTTATGGCGGCCGGCGGATCGAGCCTGCTCACCAACTGGATCATCGTGGCGATCCTGCTGCGCCTCAGCGATACGGTCCGTCGCACACCCACGGAGGTGCACGCATGAGTCAGCATCTGCGGATCGTCGGGGCCGTCGTGCTCGTGATGTTCCTGTCGCTCTTCACGTCGACGACGATCATCCAGGTGGTCGCGGAGCGCGAACTCAACGAGGACCCGCGCAACTACCGCACCGTGGTCGCGAACTACGAGATCCAGCGCGGCCCGATCCTCGTCGACGGAGTGCCCATCGCCTACTCGGTGCCGATCGAGAGCGACTACCAGTACCAGCGCACGTACGCTGAGGGGGAGCTCTACTCGGCGCTGACCGGCTACTACACGTACGGCCTCGGGTCGGCGGGCATCGAGCACGCCATGAACCCCGAACTCTCGGCCAGCAGCGACGCGCAGTTCTTCTCGGGGCTCGCGGGCCTGTTCACGGGGCAGACGCCGGCGGGCGCGGCGGTCGAGCTGACGGTCGACCCGATCGTGCAGCAGGTCGCATGGGACGCCCTCGGTGATATGCGCGGATCGGTGATCGCGATCGAGCCGAGCACGGGGGCGATCCTCGGCATGGTGTCAAAGCCGGCCTACGACCCGAACGTGCTCGCGAGCACCGACCTCGAAGAGGTCGAGGCCAACTACACCGCACTGCTCAACGCCGACGGCTCGCCGCTCGTGAACTCGGCCATCGGTGGCAACATGAACCCGCCCGGATCGGTGTTCAAGCTCGTCGTCGCGGCGGCGGCACTCGAGTCGGGGATCACGACACCGGACGGGGAACTGCCGAACCCGGCGACCTGGACCCTGCCGGGCAGCACGGCCGTCGTGAACAATCCGACGCACGGGTCGCCATGCGGCCCGGGCGACACCACGACGCTGCGCACGGCGATCGAGTTCTCGTGCAACATCCCCTTCGCGCAGTTGGCCGTGCAGCTCGGTGCCGGCCGGCTCCGGGACATGGCCGAGGCGCTCGGCTTCAACCACGAGTTCGACGTGCCGCAGACTTCGGCGGCCAGCGTGTATCCCACGGGCGGCCTCGACGACGCGCAGACCGCGCTGACGGGATTCGGCCAGTTCGACGTGCGAGCGACCCCGCTGCAGATCGCGATGGTGTCGAGCGCGATCGCCAACGGCGGCGTGGTCATGAATCCCACCTCCGTGGAGCAGGTGCTCACGCCCGAGCTGCAGGAGTTGCAGAGCCAGCAGGTCTCGGAGTACGGCCGGGCGTTCAGCCAGCAGACGGCGGATGCGCTCGCGTCGATGATGATCGCCTCCGTGAACAGCGGGGTCGCGAGTAATGCCAGAATTGACGGTGTCGATGTTGCCGGCAAGACCGGGACAGCCGAGAACGGTCCCGATGAAGCGTATTCACTTTGGTTCACGGGCTTCGCGGCCTCTGGTGACCGAGAGATCGCGGTGGCGGTCGTTCTCGAGGATGGTGGCGGCATGGGCCAATCGGGCACCGGCAACGGGCTTGCAGCAACAATCGGCCAGGAAGTGATGAAGGCGGTGCAAGGGCGATGAGACCTTCCCAGGGTGTCTCTCTCGGTGATCGGTATCAGCTCAACTCCCGCATCGCGATCGGGGGGATGGGTGAGGTCTGGGACGCGACCGATCAGGTGATCGGGCGCACCGTCGCCATCAAGATCCTCAAAGACGAATACATGGGCGACCCCGGCTTCCTCGAGCGTTTCCGCGCCGAGGCCCGTCACGCGGCGCTCGTCAACCACGAGGGCATCGCCAACGTCTATGACTACGGCGAGGACAACGGCTCCGCCTATCTCGTCATGGAACTCGTTCCGGGCGAGGCGCTCTCGAACATCCTCGAACGCGAACGAGTGCTGCCGGCGGCCCAGGTGATGGACATCGTCGCGCAGACGGCGTCGGCCCTCCACGCCGCGCACGGCGCCGGCCTCGTGCACCGCGACATCAAGCCGGGAAACCTCCTCATCACGCCCGACGGCCGCGTGAAGATCACCGACTTCGGCATCGCCCGCATTGCGGATCAGGTGCCGCTGACGGCGACCGGTCAGGTGATGGGCACCGTGCAGTACCTGTCGCCCGAGCAGGCCTCGGGCCATGCCGCCTCGCCGTCGACCGACATCTACTCGCTCGGCATCGTCGCGTACGAGTCGCTCGCCGGGCGGCGCCCGTTCACGGGCGAGTCGCAGGTGGCGATCGCAATGGCGCACATCAACGACGCGCCGCCGCCCCTGCCGGTGACGGTTCCCGAACCGGTCCGCAATCTCGTGTTCAACGCTCTCGAGAAGGAGCCGAACTCGCGCCCCACGACGGCCGAGGCACTGGGGCGCGCTGCACGCGCCCTCCGTGACGGCGACACGCGCCGTGCCGCCACCTTCGTGCCCGCGATCCTCGGCGACCGTCCCGCAGGCCCTGCGACGGCACCCCTCGACCGCACCGCGGTGCAGGGCCAGGTCGCCGACGGGCGAACGACCGTGTTCGGCACGGCCGCCGGAGCGGCGGCCGGTGCCGCCGCGGGTGCCGGGCAGTCCGACGGGGATGCGACGCGCGTCATGGGGCCCGGCGATCAGTCGACCGGGCGGTACGGCGGCGATCTCAACTCCCTGCTCGCCATCGACGAGCCCGGTGGGGATGACCAGGAGGGCACGCTCGTCGCGCAGCCCGATGACGCCGAGCCCCGGAAGCGGCCATCGGTCTGGCTCTGGGTGCTCATCGGCGTCGTGGTCCTCCTCCTCATCGCGGTCACGTTCCTCGGCATCCAGCTGTTCAACACCAATTCGGCCGAGGACGCGACCCCGACACCGACGGCGACCACGACCGCCACGACCACGCAGACGACCACGCAGACCGCGTCGCCGACGGCGACGACCGTGGCGGTCAACGCGGGCGACTTCGTCGGCCTGCCGTACGACGAGGCGGCGGCGGCCGTGCAAGCCCTCGGCCTGACGCCGGAACGCGTCGATGGCCAGTCGGCCCCGAGCCAGGGCGAGGTCGGCACGGTGCAGAGCGTCAACCCGACGGGCAACGTTCCCATCGGTTCCACCGTGCAATTGACCGTCTACACCGACATCGCAGACCCGACCACCCCGACCGATACGCCCGCCATCACCGTCAACGGCTCGGGCACGCAGGCCACGGCGAACTGGACCTATCAGGCCAACAGTTGCCCCGCGGGTCAGTCGTTCGAGGGCTATGAGGTGCAGGTGTCGGGCGGCTCCGTGCAGGGTGGCGGCCGCCCTGGCACGAACTCGGTCACCATCGCGATCGACGAGGGGGCAACGGAGGTCACGCTCGCCTACCAGTACTTCTGCGGCGGCACGGCATCGGGCTACTCGCCGACCGGCACCGCCTCGGTCGCGCAGTTGCCACCGGACAACGGCGACGACGGCACGGAGACGGACGCACCCCCGGAGGGCATCGGCGACTGAGCGCTCCTGCGCGGACGCGACCTCGCATCCGTATCGCTCGATTCGGTTACGAAGCGGACGTCTCCGTGCGACTGACGATGTCGCTGCGGTTACCATCGATCCCTATAGTGCGCCGGCGTGCCATACGAGCCGATGCAAGTGAGGAGTGCAGTACGTGATTCAGGGCGAACGCACCCTCGCCGGTCGCTACGAGATCGGTCGTCGGATCGGTCGCGGCGGCATGGCCGAGGTCTATCTCGGCCTCGACGAGCGGTTGGGACGCCGCGTGGCCGTCAAGCTTTTGAACACGCAACTGTCCGGGGAACCCGACTTCCGCTTCCGTTTCCGCGCTGAGGCGCAGGCCGCGGCACGGATGACGCACCCGACGATCGTGCGAGTCTTCGACGCTGGCGAGGACACGTTCGTCCGAGCCGACGGCCACGAGCTCATCGTGCCGTACATCGTGATGGAGTACGTCGAAGGCGACCAGCTGCGCGACCTCATGCTGGATGCGCCACTGGCGAACGACAAGATCGCCAGCTACATGTCCGGCATCCTCACCGCCCTCGAGTACTCGCACCGCGCCGGCGTGGTGCACCGCGACATCAAGCCGGGCAACATCAAAGTCACGCCCGACGGCACCGTGAAGGTCATGGACTTCGGCATCGCCCGCGCCATCTCCGACACAGCCGGCACGATCGCGCAGACCACGGCCATTCTCGGAACCGCCTCGTACTTCTCGCCGGAGCAGGCGCGAGGCGAGAACGTCGACGGCCGAAGCGACCTGTATTCGGCAGGCATCGTCCTCTACGAGATGTTGACGGGCCAGGTGCCGTTCCAAGGCGATTCGGCGGTCGCGGTCGCCTATCAGCACGTCACCGAGCGCCCTGTTCCGCCGAGCGAGCTCAATCCGAACGTCTCTCCAGCCATGGATGCCGTGGTGCTTCGCGCGCTCGCGAAGAGCCCCGACGACCGCTTCCAGTCGGCGAGCGAGTTCCGACGGGATCTCGAGCTCGCGGTGCAGGGCATCATGCCCGCCTTCGGGGTCGAGGCGGACGAGACTGAGGACACGCAGCTGTTCGGTCCCGCGCCGACGGCCGTCGCGCAGACCGAGTCGGCGTTCGCGGCGCTCTCGGAGAACGACGAGCGCGCTCCGACGGTGCAGCGTCGCCCTCCGGCCATGTGGATCTGGGGAGCGGCCGCCCTCATACTCGCCATCGTCGCTGCCGTGATCTTCTGGGTGGCGACGCTCCCGAGGGAGTCGCAGCTTCCGCAGGCGGGGGTCGAGATCCCCGATGTCGTCGGCG
This sequence is a window from Pseudoclavibacter endophyticus. Protein-coding genes within it:
- a CDS encoding choice-of-anchor A family protein; its protein translation is MPQLQSRRLRVRRNLGGILAASIAAVAVPLVSPIQLLGAAPVSAAESTQCPANPVWGGIETLTGRDANVSLYSGGNLTISGRTSETEGLTVVVGDVDATGIAGGFSFGQVGMGSGQWPYPDADALAVGGNTRTDPGQTPPFVFSGSDFMDVPANGRVGGVAEGPEFRRGLNAAAPIQYGLGDAALQAVYPGNGGAPVDYTQFNERVDALSTELMSVPATGSTVIGDAPDGDITSTWYPGEVVSTVHVENEAMVTFTGDGTSSLQVFNLDGEALTQYAQSKSGVSFAFEGIPAGASVAVNVTGTDISFRQGWRTLFNGVDVHDPFATPTEFATASAAVLFNYGEANSLTIAGGTGTETSRVDVNGDTVPGIGPFQDEAAAQSLGSIISPNADVTLNVSTNGRLLTGGDVSLIAIDTQLGLAIEHHAFPWSGSRTTSCQGVGSVVWSKVDGVSSDLLAGSVWRLTGPDGFDEVVADNGDL
- a CDS encoding FhaA domain-containing protein — translated: MGILDRLERGLERLFNGAFAKTFRSGLQPVEITAALKRELDTRAQVVTRDRILAPNRFHVLLNPADYERMSSHGSALTDELYRVVERHAQQQGYQFTGGLSIKLLEDDSISVGRCEIESRSVQGQVVWTPVLDVDGERFHLRVGSTTIGRGAEADITLAGSGASRRHAEVVWDGQRAGIRDLGSTNGTLLAGRRVSRATLEPDAVIEIAGQRLIFRVVPQAPPSDETGFIPSQRGRQ
- a CDS encoding FHA domain-containing protein FhaB/FipA, producing MTSELTLLVLRLAFLAVLWIFVFSIIYALRSDLFGTRASEYQRRVEAQSRQQTFAGAENRPLPAAAGGAPAAAPAPAGAPRPQGNATAAPPRKARIHLTSGPKRGTEVLLGDEPLTIGRAPDSGLVIQDDYTSTRHARIERQGTAWRIVDLDSTNGTYLAGSRVTGSAELPAGTPVRIGTTTFELR
- a CDS encoding protein phosphatase 2C domain-containing protein → MSHVGRVRSNNQDSAYVGNHVFMVADGMGGHAGGDVASAIAVKHVAEHERDFPTIDDAEVGLSNLFAEGNRLIADAVDEHTELRGMGTTACAITLVGDSIVMGHIGDSRIYRLHDGEFTQESVDHTFVQRLVDAGRITPEEALVHPRRSVLMRVLGDVETDLEVDTMVAPAVPGDRWLLCSDGLSSYVDDEHIVEVLSRAGQSSRETCDDLVQLALDNGAPDNVTVVVVEVGETPVEDLQPKMVGSAANPLRYTSRRQKRHSQLLPSILHPLRRQPKPEDEEFIPPSDEFLEQLIKEDRQRKRRRQLTWLAAVILLVGAIAGASWLAYEWTQTQYFVAEHEGNVAIYQGVQQNLGPFELHHVVEVTDIPVGTLPTYQQIQVLQTISAPGYDEALAIVERLQNVASG
- a CDS encoding FtsW/RodA/SpoVE family cell cycle protein; amino-acid sequence: MSQAGSAPAQGTDVRSTGSERVLRRPGSQGLRNMELGLLVFAAFINFAAILLVQLGVRGTFDFNVLTLSGIITALTIGVHLVLRFRAPQADPFILPISAVLNGLGIAMIYRLDLDEDLGGAFLTPSTNQMILTAVAVGFAIIVLLFLKNHRILQRYTYIFMALAIVLLLLPLVPGLGAQDVNANVWITIAGFSFQPGEVAKVALAIFFAGYLVTARETLSVVGHKFLWMRFPRIRDFGPILVVWLLCLGVLAFQRDLGTALLYFGLFLVMMFVATGRFSWILIGVVLIAVGGWFAYSTMGYVEFRVHAWLDPFDQAMIDADGGSFQLVQGLYGLANGGLLGQGLGQGRPGDTPLASSDFIVAALGEELGLAGLFVIFSLFAILVARGFRIGHQGLDDFGRLLASGLSFLIALQVFIVVGGVTRVIPLTGLTMPFMAAGGSSLLTNWIIVAILLRLSDTVRRTPTEVHA
- a CDS encoding penicillin-binding transpeptidase domain-containing protein — protein: MSQHLRIVGAVVLVMFLSLFTSTTIIQVVAERELNEDPRNYRTVVANYEIQRGPILVDGVPIAYSVPIESDYQYQRTYAEGELYSALTGYYTYGLGSAGIEHAMNPELSASSDAQFFSGLAGLFTGQTPAGAAVELTVDPIVQQVAWDALGDMRGSVIAIEPSTGAILGMVSKPAYDPNVLASTDLEEVEANYTALLNADGSPLVNSAIGGNMNPPGSVFKLVVAAAALESGITTPDGELPNPATWTLPGSTAVVNNPTHGSPCGPGDTTTLRTAIEFSCNIPFAQLAVQLGAGRLRDMAEALGFNHEFDVPQTSAASVYPTGGLDDAQTALTGFGQFDVRATPLQIAMVSSAIANGGVVMNPTSVEQVLTPELQELQSQQVSEYGRAFSQQTADALASMMIASVNSGVASNARIDGVDVAGKTGTAENGPDEAYSLWFTGFAASGDREIAVAVVLEDGGGMGQSGTGNGLAATIGQEVMKAVQGR
- a CDS encoding protein kinase domain-containing protein — protein: MRPSQGVSLGDRYQLNSRIAIGGMGEVWDATDQVIGRTVAIKILKDEYMGDPGFLERFRAEARHAALVNHEGIANVYDYGEDNGSAYLVMELVPGEALSNILERERVLPAAQVMDIVAQTASALHAAHGAGLVHRDIKPGNLLITPDGRVKITDFGIARIADQVPLTATGQVMGTVQYLSPEQASGHAASPSTDIYSLGIVAYESLAGRRPFTGESQVAIAMAHINDAPPPLPVTVPEPVRNLVFNALEKEPNSRPTTAEALGRAARALRDGDTRRAATFVPAILGDRPAGPATAPLDRTAVQGQVADGRTTVFGTAAGAAAGAAAGAGQSDGDATRVMGPGDQSTGRYGGDLNSLLAIDEPGGDDQEGTLVAQPDDAEPRKRPSVWLWVLIGVVVLLLIAVTFLGIQLFNTNSAEDATPTPTATTTATTTQTTTQTASPTATTVAVNAGDFVGLPYDEAAAAVQALGLTPERVDGQSAPSQGEVGTVQSVNPTGNVPIGSTVQLTVYTDIADPTTPTDTPAITVNGSGTQATANWTYQANSCPAGQSFEGYEVQVSGGSVQGGGRPGTNSVTIAIDEGATEVTLAYQYFCGGTASGYSPTGTASVAQLPPDNGDDGTETDAPPEGIGD
- the pknB gene encoding Stk1 family PASTA domain-containing Ser/Thr kinase; its protein translation is MIQGERTLAGRYEIGRRIGRGGMAEVYLGLDERLGRRVAVKLLNTQLSGEPDFRFRFRAEAQAAARMTHPTIVRVFDAGEDTFVRADGHELIVPYIVMEYVEGDQLRDLMLDAPLANDKIASYMSGILTALEYSHRAGVVHRDIKPGNIKVTPDGTVKVMDFGIARAISDTAGTIAQTTAILGTASYFSPEQARGENVDGRSDLYSAGIVLYEMLTGQVPFQGDSAVAVAYQHVTERPVPPSELNPNVSPAMDAVVLRALAKSPDDRFQSASEFRRDLELAVQGIMPAFGVEADETEDTQLFGPAPTAVAQTESAFAALSENDERAPTVQRRPPAMWIWGAAALILAIVAAVIFWVATLPRESQLPQAGVEIPDVVGATWEEADAELTELQLVPSRETATSDEVPAGIVMSLSPDVGLTVPVGQVVTVTVSAGPSSVELPNINGMTVEQATSVLEGEGLALGTVTTENSPSAPQGTIIRSEPVAGSQVGPDSTVDVVVSSGLVELPDLVGTGLEEATSTLQSLGLRGIVESDPNCPAEEGDPIVSMSLAAGPVEQHSDVTITYCTGSAENPAPTPTPTDSPAP